DNA sequence from the Raineyella sp. LH-20 genome:
CGCCCGACTTGCCGGAGACGCCGTCGTGGACGATCGGTTCGCCGTCGGGGCGGTGCTCCACCGCCCGGAACTCGACGTGCTCGCGGGCGTCGAACACCCGCCGCCGCCACGCCTCGGCCGTCGTCGACTGCTCGTCGAGCCGGGCCAGGTCGCGGCGCATCGCGACGAACAGCTGTTCGGTGATGTCCTCGCCGATCTCGGCCGCCCCGACGGCGGTGTAGCGGGTGATCGTCGCCCGGAAGTCCTCCAGGTCGGCCGTCGGGATCGGCCGGTCCTCGATCTGCAGCCGGGAGCCGTCCCGGAACTCGACGCCCGACAGCGCCCGGTTGACCGGCAGCAGGCCGTCGCGGATGGAACGCCGGTCCTCCTCGATCTGCACCAGCAGGGTCCGCAGACTGCGCTGCATGTCCTCGCGGGTCTTGGCCAGCCACTCGGACCGGGCGCGCGGCAGGTCGTCCGACTCCAGGTCGGCCAGGATGGCCTCCACCGCCGGCAGCGAGGCGATCGTCTCGTCGATCTCGGCCCGCGGATCGACCCGCAGGTACTCCCGGAAGATGCCGACCAGCGCGGTCTCGGCCAGCTCCACCGCGCCGGTGTGCTCGTGCGCCAACGTCCGCAACCGCTCGGCGCTGATCGCCAGCGTCTCGTGAGCCCGGGCGGCGCTCTCCGGCTCCGGGAAGCCGAGGCGGCCGAGCGTCGTACGATCCTCCTCGGTCAGCGTGCCGCGGGAGGCGACGTCGGACATCTCGTCCTGCAGGTCGACCAGGGCGCCCCACTCCTCGTCCAGCCCGGCGCGCCGCTCGCGGGCCTTGGCGGCGGCGGTGGTGTGGGTGACGTAACGGTCGCGGGCCGCGGCCCGCTCGGCCTTCAGCGAGTCGAGCGTACGGTGGCCCTGGGTGAACCGGCCGAGCAGCTCCGCGGCGTACGCCTCGGCGGCCCGGGCCGTCGCGACGTCGATCGACGCCCAGGTCTGCTCGGACAACCAGCGCAGTTCGCCGGCCACGTCGATGCCCTCGCGTCGCCGCTTGTCGAGGTCCTCCAGCTCGCTGTTGTAGCGGCCGATCGCGGCGCGAAGCCCCTCGACCTTCTCCTCCAGGGAGGCGATGGTGGCCGCGTTGTCGAGACCCAGCCACGACGGCAGCTTGCGGTCATCCTTGATCACCCGGCCCTGGGCGGCGGTCCGCATGCCGGCGACGGTGACCGCCCCGGTGTAGCCGGCGGGCCGCGGGGCGTCCAGGCCGGCCGCATCCTCCACACAGAGCACCGAGTAGCCGGCGACCAGATGGTCGAGCAGCCATTCGGCGTACGGCCCGGACTCGTCCAGGCGCAGCTTGGCCGGCACCGAATCGGGCAGCACCCGCGGCGTCGCGTTGTGCGCCGGGCGGGCCGGCAGCAGGACCACCCGTCCGCGCATCCGGTGGTCGTTGACGTAGCGGGTGACGGTCCGCCAGTCGTCGGGGGCGACGATGATGTTCTGCGCCAGCTGACCGAGCACCCGGTCCACCGCGGTGGACCAGCGGCGCTCCTCGGGCGTCACCTCGAGCAGTTCCCCGACGTACGGCAGCCGAGCCGGGTCGATCCCACAGGCTTCGGCGATGTCGCGGCGGGTGCGGTCCGCCTCGGCCGGCACGTTCGAGCGGCGTTTGCGCAGCGAGGCGATCTCGTCGGCCGTCGCGTTCAGCTCGTCGCGGGCCCGGCCCCGGGCGGAGGCGGCATCGTACGACGCGCTCTTCCACTCGGCGTCCTGGCCGGGCAACCCGCGCAACCGCTCGTGGATGGCCTGGACCAGCGTCGCGAACGTCGGCTCGTCGGCCGGCTCCTCGAAGCCCTGCCAGCGTGCCCGATCCACGTACGCCTGCCGGGCCGCGGTGCGCTCGGCGAGCTCCGTCGCCGCCTGCTGCCGCCGCCGGACCAGGTCCTCGGAGTCGCCGCCGCCCTTGGCGTAGTAGCGCTGGGTGAGCGCCTCCTCCTCGTCGCGGGCCGCGATCGCCTCCGCATCGTGCTGCTTGGCGACCGCCCCCAGCTCGGTGGCCCGGGTGCGGTTGTCGTCGATCCGGGCCGCCGCCCAGTCCAGCAGGTGCTCCGCGTTCCACAGCTCCAGCGGGCTGGGCCGGTCATCGGGGTCATCCACCGGCGCCGCGTCGGCCCCGGACCCGCCACCTGCCGCCACCCCGGCCGGACCGAGCAGCCGCCACTCGGTGGCGGAGTCGTCCAGCGCCGTACGGTAGCGAGCGGCCAGCTCGGGCACGTCCTTGAGCACCTCGAACCGGGTCCGGGCGTCCTCGAACACGTCGTAGAGCTGGGCCGCCTCGCGATAGGTGACCAGCGCGGTCTCCCACCGTTCCAGCGCCAGCGGCCGGTCCAGCACGAAGTCCTTGAACAGCGCGTTGATCGAGAAGATGCCCTTCGATGCCTGGGCGTTGCGGAGCAGCTCGAGCGCCCGCCGCGACGACTCGTCACTGCGGCCGATGCCGAGCAGCCGACACAGCTCCTTCTCGAACTCCGGCTGGGAGGAGGTGACCAGATCCCGGTTCGGGTTGAGCAGCCGCTTCAACGCGTTCGTGTCGAGCGGCCACGTACGACTCCCCCGCAGCGGCTGGTCGATCGCCTCGTTGAGCCGGGACAGGTCGAACCCGCCGCGGACCAACAGATAGCGCGTGGTGGAGTTGAGGTCGGCGTTCGCCGCGGCGTCCGCACTGACCCAGACCACCCGGGCACCGGTGATCTGCTCGTCCAGCCCGTTGGTCCAGGTGATCGCCGCAGCCGACGGGAACGGCCGCTCCCCCGGCGGACGCAGGTAGTGGGTGCGGGTCGTCCGCCCGTCGGACGCCAGCACATCGTCGATCTTGCCGCGGGCGTACGAGTAGACCGTACGCTCCGACCGTTTGCCCCCGTCATCGCGGGCGGCCCGGTTGAAGGCCGGCGGGTTGGGCATCATCACCGCCGACATCGCATCGAGGATGGTCGACTTGCCCATCCCGGTCGGGCCGAGGATCGCGGTGCCGTCGCGACGCACGTGCATCACGTGGTGGCCGCCGTAGCCGCCCCAGTTGACCACCTGGACCGCACTGA
Encoded proteins:
- a CDS encoding ATP-binding protein codes for the protein MSESELLTDGPDQWRISAVQVVNWGGYGGHHVMHVRRDGTAILGPTGMGKSTILDAMSAVMMPNPPAFNRAARDDGGKRSERTVYSYARGKIDDVLASDGRTTRTHYLRPPGERPFPSAAAITWTNGLDEQITGARVVWVSADAAANADLNSTTRYLLVRGGFDLSRLNEAIDQPLRGSRTWPLDTNALKRLLNPNRDLVTSSQPEFEKELCRLLGIGRSDESSRRALELLRNAQASKGIFSINALFKDFVLDRPLALERWETALVTYREAAQLYDVFEDARTRFEVLKDVPELAARYRTALDDSATEWRLLGPAGVAAGGGSGADAAPVDDPDDRPSPLELWNAEHLLDWAAARIDDNRTRATELGAVAKQHDAEAIAARDEEEALTQRYYAKGGGDSEDLVRRRQQAATELAERTAARQAYVDRARWQGFEEPADEPTFATLVQAIHERLRGLPGQDAEWKSASYDAASARGRARDELNATADEIASLRKRRSNVPAEADRTRRDIAEACGIDPARLPYVGELLEVTPEERRWSTAVDRVLGQLAQNIIVAPDDWRTVTRYVNDHRMRGRVVLLPARPAHNATPRVLPDSVPAKLRLDESGPYAEWLLDHLVAGYSVLCVEDAAGLDAPRPAGYTGAVTVAGMRTAAQGRVIKDDRKLPSWLGLDNAATIASLEEKVEGLRAAIGRYNSELEDLDKRRREGIDVAGELRWLSEQTWASIDVATARAAEAYAAELLGRFTQGHRTLDSLKAERAAARDRYVTHTTAAAKARERRAGLDEEWGALVDLQDEMSDVASRGTLTEEDRTTLGRLGFPEPESAARAHETLAISAERLRTLAHEHTGAVELAETALVGIFREYLRVDPRAEIDETIASLPAVEAILADLESDDLPRARSEWLAKTREDMQRSLRTLLVQIEEDRRSIRDGLLPVNRALSGVEFRDGSRLQIEDRPIPTADLEDFRATITRYTAVGAAEIGEDITEQLFVAMRRDLARLDEQSTTAEAWRRRVFDAREHVEFRAVEHRPDGEPIVHDGVSGKSGGEGQELIAFILGAALRYQLGDGTDQAPRFAPIVLDEGFVKADSEYTGRALHALQSLGFQLVIGAPRDKAAAFEDYVGSIVYVNRNPERDGEVRLYEFAID